tctgGTAAGTTTAAAAAGCAGCAACCTAGCTCTTCTGTCGACCAAAAAAGCCCTTGTGTCATGGATGCTTTTAAAATTATATGGCTGGGCCCCTGCTTGTGCCATGGCCTGTTAACTCCATGAAAGATATATGGTCCTAGTTCAACcactaaatatattttaatggatTGGATTAAATCATATTTGCACTGAGGGCCCTCAACCCTACAGAAAAAGATCCTAACTGTGATCCTCAATGTTCCACATGCTATTAATATGTGCTGACTGTTAATTATTAGTAAAAGCAGTATTTACACTGTGATCAAATGCAGAGCTCCAGTTAGCTTTCACCTCCATGTTGGCATAAAGACATGAGAGGGGTGCAGCCGTTAGGAGCCTGGATGGGTGTCAGCCACTCTTGTGGTGGTGGAGGCGCTGTAATGAGAGAGGGGGATATTTAAATGTTAGGTTTAGTTTACTTGCAACTtccaaattatttttgaaaggaaaacagagaggaagctcACTGTGTGCGTAATACAAAAGGAGCCCAAGAGGTTCTATAAAACTGTCTCACccagaaagaaaacacatggAGTTGATGAAAAGACGCAGGTCAGTAGGTGACTGGATCTAGAGGGAAGTGGCCCAATAGaaataataactaaaataaataaaattcaaactGTTTAAATGGGTGTGATTgttgaaaaggaagaggaggaggtgaaaggaggaaagacagattAAAATGGAGAAATTTTATCTTTGCGTGGGGAAAGAAAGGCAGATAGACTCTGAGGTGTGGGCTATATTCATGCTAGTCGCCTGAGAACAAAACAGCAGGCCTTGCAGACGCTCCCTTAAAAAGCAACAACTGATGTCACCAGTAAAACAGCTGAACAAAACCTATTGTTAAAGCTGAAACCCTTGAGTGTGCCTGCGTTCGTTCGGTCCCATGCATGCCATCATGTCAGTCCGCAGAAATACAATGCATAGTAAACACAGTCTACAACCAACATATCCTGTGCGGTTACAGTAAATGCATAGCTACACAGGCCTCAGGGCAAAAAAGAACTTAATGAAAGACTTCAGCATGCGGAAATCACAGGAAGTAGGAATTAGAGTAAGGCATTGAACTGGATGTCCTGTAAGTGACTCACATCCAGCATCCAGAGTTGAACGGTCAGTCCATGTTGGGAGACTGACCTTGTCCTCCGTGACCCCTTCTGTAAGTATACAGTAACTCTAAGGTCACAGCTTGAACCAGGCCCATTGGGACAGCGCCTACAGGCCTCAAAACCCAATGGGCCGTCAGCTGTTTGGTTCTCATAGAACAGAGTCAAGTGTACCGTCAGACTCCTGTTGAGAAACAAACTGCTACCTCAAAAGAATCAATCAAATGGCCTCTGCAGCTATTTCCTCAAGTTAACCTAAATTTCTCATTGTCCAGTTTGTCCAAGgagtttaaaaatacatatggTGTCAGTCAGGTCATAAATTTGGCGGGAGGCTGCTTGTTTTCCAAGTTCCTAGAGGGTGACgaggaaagaaaacatcaggaaaaacagaagGTGTTTTCAGCTCGCTCAAAGTAGCTCTGGAAATGGGAAGGGAGGCAGGTTTTCTCCTTTGCAGGTCTGTTAAATCTTATTATCTGCCGTTTTTAAAGCTGGCATTTGTTCCTAGAAAATTGGAGCCGATTATGTAATTTGGCGTTTCTGATGTTAAATAAAGAAGAACTGGCAGAAATCCTAAAGAGTtcgagagaaaataaaaatagtaataaCTTGTCACAGCTTATTGCAAACTCCAACAGCCTGGCTCTTGTTTTGAATCCAGCAGCTTTTCATCTTTGTCTCGCACTTGGATGTgtttgacagacacacagtaacTGATGAGGCATTTCGTTACAGGATTTATTAGTCTTCAGCAAGTGTGACTGTCAACTCTCAGTGCTATGattcactctgctgttgtttggACTGTAGGCCAAGCAGAACTAATGAGGAACAGCCTGTCTCGGGCTCACCGACTGGCTGCCTGTCACCCCTCTGGGCTCCCCAGGATGACGACATCATACTACAATGACTTTCAAGATCATTAACAGTCAGTGAGGAGAGTGGTGGGGGTGCAAAGTTGTCAGCGATGAAGCCGATGAAGTCAGACTATGGAGTTTTGCTTGGTTTGTACTGTGACCTGTGGTATACTTTTGAGTGATAATATGTCAAACATTTGGTTCACGGTTGTTGCGCTGCCCCCAGAAGgccaaaaaaatcatttaattcaGATTCAAcaagggaagaaagaaaggtCAGTTAGCAGGTTTGGGATATCTAACAAAAGGAAGGTAAATATAGGTGTATAAGACCCCTCTATAGACAGCTGTTTTTGTACCGGATGCACCTATGACCTCTTTCTCAGAGCGCTTCTCTCCAGACGTTTATTGTTGCTTGGTGGCAAAAAACATCTTCTGGcacttctgtatttttttcattgtgaacATCAAGTTTCTGTTCCTGACTGTGACAAAAGACACGCACCTGACATCTGGAGTATTTACttaatgcagacacacacacagatacaataTTTTGGACATTCCCAGACAAAAGTTGTAGTAAATTTATGGCAGCTCACCAGGCATTCATTCTACAGTTTGATGCCTACAACTCGATACTGTACAGTCTGACACAGATTGTGGCCGAGGCCTATTAGATTCATCTGACACAGCACAACATGCAATGAACCTGCCAGTCTGCTGTTATTGCACAGTGTGAGGGGCCTTTAGATTTAAAAGTAGAAAACTACCAAACTTCTTGCTACGTGTATAAACAGTGAAACCTAGAGATAGTTCACATTGGTGTGATTTCTATTTAAGTGTATGTTGCTTAAGGTAAAAAGAGTTATATATGACTGAGCTGaccaagaaacacaaagagcttTGATGTTACAGAGCTGTTTCCCCTGACAGTAATTAATGATGACGACTAAAATACTGAAcagcatcatcaacatcatATGCAGACAACTGCTGCACTATTGACTTACCCAAAAACACTTTCTCAAAGTGTATATTTTGTCAAGTCCATGTTTCCTGAATGAAACGTAGACAAAAAGAGACGAAGCTCTTTGAACTTCCAGCCCTgaagcaaagacaacacaacagtCACAGTTAGAGGAAAAGAAAGCCACATCCATTCAAAGCTTAGATAAACACATGAATGCCTCTGCCCCCGTGGTGCCAGCTTTCCTAAACATGTCCAACAAGCTATCACTCATCTCTGCACAAAAGCAGCTTCACCCTTGTTTTGAATCAGAAGGCCTAAACAATAGCACATAAAGAAGACAAAGTGTGCAGAAGCATGCTGGAGAGGAAGAATCACAAATTCTCCATGACAGATGTTGGAGCCTGGTGGTTCATTCCATGTGTCTGATCCTGAATTtatgtgtttcttttaaaaCCGTCTGTATCCTGTAAAAGGTTGACTGAGCATGAAATACATGATCCTCTTTTGCAATTTACACAATTGATAGAATTACATATAATTTGTCTATTGTGCAGTGGCAGAGACACGATGCTGCAGATCCAAACCTATTTTACTTTCCTCTGTAATTTATGGAACTGTTTCCGTGTGCTAATCAAAAACTGCCCTTACAAAGCATTTTTATAGGGAAGTGAAAACACGACACCAGAACAAAACTGAGAAGTGGTCGATGACAATTTACCATGTGATCACTGTATTCTTTTTGTGGTTTGGACAGAAATACATGGTTTATGTAATCTGGTTTGAATTATGGTTTCTATCACATATATATTATTTCCAAAATTCAAATCAAGTGTCTTGTTCAAGGGCACTTTAGCAATTGTATTAGAGTTAATGAGTATTAACTACAACAAAACACCTGGCTGATATGTTATGGTATGGTAACCAgcaggaaaatgtttaaaaatgctgtGGAGCAGCTGGGAAAGaagacaggaaggaaggaaatgagTGACTGAAAGAAAGGAAATCCTCACAGTCAAGTTAGTAAATTGAAATACGAGGATGAACACACATGACATCACTGCTGGGATTATCATTTTTCTCTGGCATTAGCTTACTTGGTACTGGCAACACTTCACTTTAAGTCTCCCTAATTAGCATTCATAAGCAGCACCCAAACATTTAAGAGACCATTATTTAAACAGCTACATggacattattattatgtacaTTAATGTGCAGTATTTATCAACAAGtacaacttttctttttaaaattgtccTATCAttacaaatatgttttattatatattatataattgCTGGAAGTGTTACTCCTAAACCTACACagttcagtgtatttttagcTACAGTAGCCAACCTGAGCTAAACTAGAATTGTTTAGCTTGTACGCTACAGTAGCTACATCTAGCTAACTTAGGCTGTATCCTAAAACACTCCATATCTAATGcattattttatctattttatttggATGTTCTAATTCTAATTTGTAGTGAATGAGAAAGTGATTGCAAACACAGCCCCACTATCTACAGTTTAGTTTGTTAGCTAGCTCTCCTTGTATTTGTTGTTTAGCTAGCTTGTTTACCACTGCAACTTACCGCAGCTTACCCTAGTTTCCATTTGGTTTGCTAGGACTGCAATATTGAAATGCTAGTTAGAGAAAAGAATGAAGACAAAAGAGTTTTTTCTCagattaatttttaaataaatcatattttatttctttttgctttctcttttccaCTCTATCTCTCTACAAATGcttgtacatgcacacagacacacacactcccactccGCTCACATTTCTTATCATTAGATGTAATCTGAACTGCTGTGTGCAGTACCTCACTCAATTAGGTCAGCACCATTTCCTCCAGTATGACCTGCATATCTCCCGACCTGTGTAACACACAGCTGAGGGAAATGACTCAAGCTAACAGACCATATCATCCTGTCGCCTGCTGTTTCAGGAGAAATAAACTAGAAAGAAATACATGGGCAGGTCTGGGTGGAAGATATGTGCAAAAAGGGAGGACGTAAGGGGGATTTGGGTCTGTCTGTAGTTTAACATTACCAAAAAATATGGTATTTTGTGGccacttttttttccacactctATAATACCACGGCTGCTTTAGCTCTGAGAGACACAGTGAAATCTAGGCCCTAACCCAGATCTTCTTCTTTCTGTAGCATGATTTTGTTTACCACTATGATTGAAGTCTGTGTGTACGTGCACAAGATATTCCCTTCTTAATGTGGTTCCATAAATGGTGTGATGTGCAGACCAAAAAAATGACCAAGTCTGAGTTTTCTAACCAACTTGGTTTCAACACTAGCGATGCAAATTACCTATTCTGTTCCATGAAAAAAGGCTGGTTGTAGACCTTTAAACCGCACCAGAGTACTAGATAAGAGCCTTTCACTTCTTGGTTATCGCTGGTTATCGCAACATCTTGCACCTGATGCCACTTCCTGTTAACCTATAATATTCACTCTGTGTTGATGGTTCAGAATCAGAACCTTGTCTGACTACAACCATGGCCTTGTTGCATGACTTGCTGCACTGTTTTATATCGcaaacatccaaaaataaatgtcttcttacttttcattcacaaaatagatttctacatttttctaAACCACAGTAAGAAATCAGCAGACATGTTTTTAGGGATGTCTGAATGTGGACTGTACTGATTTCAAGGTAAAGTGATGTGATATTGTGATTTGTACAGAGACAGCACCACCTACTGGCAGGAAGGAGTTACTGTGTGGTGTtaatattaaacagaaaatgcaaaGCAACAGGCTAAATTTAGTCAGGTCACAGCTGAGTAATGTCTGAGGTGAAACTACAGTATGTGATACATTATACTGCTGACaggagtctgtctgtgtgtgtgtgtgtgagagagagagagtgtgtgtgtgtgagagagacataTCAATACAGCCGTGTGACTGCTGTATCATATTAAAGCTTGGGAAATGGGTCAGACTGGAAACTATTTACTAACACAGAAGTTGAAAATGAAAGGGCAAAGGGTTAAATCTCCATTTATGTGTGACATTTCAGTGCAGGgtcagtatactgtatgtactatATACTAttactgtgctgtttttttttcttatatgttttttttatttctcaatgTGCATTTCACTTGTATGAAATACTAgcatctttttgtgttttcaaatcATTGATTTAGCAGTTCTTTTATTACTATAACAAGCATTCAGAAATTCTTCATTCTGAAATTggattaaataattaaaaacaaaaggctTCAGCCATCTTTTTTAAGTGCAACATTTCTGTACATATTttgtgaagagaaaaaacagttgaaaaacagaaaatgacccCAGAAACTGttactgtgattttttaaaaattggcttccaaacacagacaccagaGGAACAAAGTGTACTGCTCTGGCCATAAAATATACTCAGACCAAACAACAGTTGCCTgggaacaaatgaaaacaaatgccATGTCTGCTCAAGTGAGTCCAGGCCACAACTGCGAGCTGCCTGACAGACAGCTACTGCACAACATGTCAACTCTTTCCTTGTCGAACAGCCACAATCTGACTAGTCTTTATTTACAACTCTCTTCTTGGACATTTTAATATGGAGAATATTTCTGAGTGACACAGTATCTGGAGTCTTTCTTGGAACTGGAGAAGCAGGACTAATTAATGCTGGTAAGGAATGAGACTTTCTTGActgttaattaaaacaaaaaacttttattttgacacctCTGTTTATTCTGACTTCTTCTGAACCACCACTGTATTGTTCTTTAACAGTACTGTACACTGATTACACCTTGTAAATACACTAGAGTAAAGCCCCTGCAAAGTGTTAGTGAATTTGCTTTGTCATGGAACAACAGGTGATAATGTTACGCATATTTTATCCAGGGAGGAAGGCAAAACTTAGTCTACAGTTACAGCTGGCTGGACTGTGCTGGGTAACATAATCGTGCAGTCCAGTCCAACTGTCAACTCCTCTGTCACAGCACCTTCCTGAACACTAGTTAACTACAGACCCCATCACTGTCCgctgtcctctgtctctctgcagcagcatggCCAAAGGAAAGAAAAGCGCTCAGTCTAAAGGGAAGACGATCACCCTGAAAGTGGCTCAGAACTGCGTGGAGCTGACGCTGGACAGTAAACGGCGCCTGGACCTCAGTTTCAAGGAGATCGCCACGGTGCCAAAGTGCATCCAGAAGCTGTGTGAAATGGACGAACTGGACCTGAGCAGGAACCTGATCAAGAAGATTCCAGATTTTATCGACCGCTTCATCAGCATCAGTGTTTTGGATCTGCACAGTAACTATGTGAGTTCGGCACTTTGTAACTGAATAATGCTCAACACTGTCAGTATGAAATTGCAGCTTATCAAATTACATAAACCAGCACTCAGTGAGCACAGAGTTTTCAGGGCCTGAGTATCATGGGGCCTCTTTATAATGGATAAGTGTCTGGCTGGATGCCACAGTGTGATGCCGCAGAGCTTTTTCTCTATAAATCTGCAAGAACAAAAGAGCATGAAGACAATAAATCTGAGAATTATCTATTACAAAATATgtccctgtttgttttgtagctgGAGCAGCTGCCCGTGACCATTGGCCGCCTCCAGAACCTGCAGGTTTTGAACCTGTGCAACAACCGTCTGACGAGCCTCCCCAACGAGCTTGGCCTGCTGAAGAAACTCCACACTCTGAACCTGGGTCTCAACCAGCTGGAGGCGCTCCCCTCCTCCATCGGAGCCCTGAAGGAGCTCCGCAACATCGGCCTCTCCGACAACCTATTCACCCGCGTCCCCGCCTGCCTCTCCAGGCTGAACAAACTGGAGAAGGTCAACCTGGACAGGAACCCCATCGTCACCGAGGAGACACCCAGCCACGAGTCAGTGATGATAACAGAGAGGCTTTACCTGGTCAAAGAGAGCATCCTGTGTGATGACTGCCTGAATAAGTGCCAAACTGAGAGGAAGATGCTGGAGGATGTGGTGAGAAGCAAAGAGTCTAAATCGATGAGCCAACCTAAGCTGGTGACCCAGGAAGACAGGGAGATGTAGAGATCGTTTTACTTTACtctaatcattattattacctCACTGCAAACTCAAGCACTTGTAACCATAAACTGAGAAGCTTTAACTTACACTACAGCACCAtctgctgttttcacactgacagtgaaaataatcaaacattCAAGATAAAAGCACCAGATACAATGTGCTGCATTTGTTATTATGAACTGTCTTTTCTGGAGCTGGCAAACATTCTGCTGAAGGACAACTGAGGAATATGGATGCTTGAGAAgaaaagttgtttgtttttttgtttttttcaagttttaGTTGGACCATATCTAACCGACAGGCTCTTGCTAAGCTGATGTACTGTAAGGGATGTATGTGGTTTTAACcaaaacatgatgatgattttattatttattatttaaagttgCTGTAATTTTTGCAACAACAATGGATCAACTCTTGCAGTTACTTCAGCCACCACAGCTTATTGTTACAGTTCATTCTCACCACTTTCAGTGTTGTTCTCAGCTCTAGTTCTTCCTATTTAATTATATatgacacacagactcacacagtgCTGTTTGACTTTCATCTATTGTCTTAGAAAACATTGTTTGCAAAGAGGATGAAGGCCATACCCCTGTTTATTCCCCTTTAACCTATTACCAGATCAAGATCGATTCTTTTTCACTCCATTGTCATCTGCCTTAGCACGTCCACACAAACAGTCAATACAGTCTGAAAATGGAATAACCTCAGAGGTCCGTGTCATCCAGTTTTTACCACTTCGCTGAGCTGAAGAGTGCTGAGTGGACTGGATTAAGATCTCAGCAGATAGACTCATTAGAAGGAGAGCCGCCTGGTATTGACTCAGCTGTACGGTGAGACTGAGCAGtgtaacagtaaaacacaagGGACAGACAGCGGAGTCGTAGTATGCTCCTTcttaaaacactgacatgagTTAAGATTATGATGGATGTGAAAGTTTACAACCCACAAAACATGCTGTTAAAAATAACACGCTATAGTAAGGACTTGCTGTAACCACCATTGTACAGTATCAATTTTGTGGAATTTTCTGGTTTGTCTGTCATAGTTAAATCAGTGTTTACACCACATTATTGCAGCTTCACGAATATGTCTTTGTTATCAATTTTGAGGTTTAAAAtctatgatttatttatatattgtgCAACATTTAGCTCCCATCCACTATGTGGCAGCATATATTAAATGCCTTTATCTATCAACagaaattacacaaacacaaaaggtcCTCAGCAACTAAAAGTAAAAAccatttttgtgttgtgtgcatttaattatttttcatggtACTTTTCTGTCGTTAATGAAATGGCCGCGATGTCTTTATTCATAAATACGGCCATGAGAGGTTTAAATACAGATTCTCTCTTTTACGGCCCACACTCTCGCAAGATTATACGTGACTCACAGCCGGAAGCCGATATGCTATTCACCATGCGTAATTGGTCGATTGGCTTGTCCGTCAAGTTTTCAACAAACCAATAGAATAGAACCACCTGGCCAATGGGCGTTTTCTTTTCCTGccgttgttggcttgcgtgCGTTGTCATTGGCCACGTCGCGTGTCGTCATCGGTCATGGCCTCCTGGGCGGAGCTCAGAGAGGCGGAGAGAGGAAGTCGGGCACAGGTTAAAACCAACGTTTGAACCGGCGTCTCGGTTTGTCtgtactgtgagaaaacgtaATTACCAgagaagcctggatgctaaaacaagctttggagctgcttttttgtcgaacgcGACTGAGGTTGGACGCTGAAATCACCTGCAGCGCGAtggtaaggctaaggagcgaacaagctagcggctagcgttagcatgtGCGTTtgcggcgagcgttagcattagccttctctaTAAATGATATCTCTTTATATTAagtccattttcagtcgtttttatcGCGCGGGTaaacgtgtgtttgtgtttccgtgactgaggcctacgtgacatgagttgtggacccccaacGTGGAGGGGTGAAAACACCATGAGCTTTTCATAGTCTACTTAAACCCCTCTTGTAATAGTCACTTTAGCGACATCTGTCTGTAATATTGTGatccatcctggtcattttaactcagtttttAGCGGTCTGTCATGAGGCCTCCGGATAAttctgtccaacacagagcactgaaattgttcatgttcagtattcaaTTTATCAGTAAAGTATAAccatagaagtaatctgcaatataaaaataatgtttatttattttatatgttcaTGGTTATATTGTTGAtaaggaataggtagtagtgtattgatcattttcctttgtatggttcactttgatttcctccaggtgtcatcACTTCATCCAGAACATGGTCCACaatcggagagacattgttgaggatgagggagacatcgtccacgatcagagacattgtccgtgatcgcagagacatcgtccacgatcgcagagacatggtccatgatcggagagacattgttgaggatgagggagacatcgtccacgattagagacattgtccatgattgcagagaccttgtcaaagatgagagagacggtgtccatgatcagagacattgttccatgcttcgtagagaccttgcgatagaatcggcggagactggggtcaccgatttgacggcactgcccgcgatcatggagacattgccgatgatcacagagacaccgtctatgatctcagagacatcgtccacgatcacaaagacattgtccatgatcacagagactttgtccataatctcagaaaCATTGttcacgatcacagagacgtagtccacgatcacagagagtcttcaagcaatgaagaagttctttgacaccaggacagaggcctccaggtaattcacaaacagctttacatcaactgtccaacacagagcactgacattaaactgtttatgttcagtagtcggtatatcagaaaagtataaTCACAGAAGTCATCtgcagtataaaaataatgtttatttattttatgttttcatgattaaactgacgatgaggaataggtaatagtgtattgatcattttcctttgtatgtttctctttgatttcctccaggtgtcaccacttcatccaggacatggtccacgatcggagagatattgttgaggatgagggagacatcgtccacgatcagagacgttgtctatgattgcagagaccttgtcaaagacgagagagacgttgtccatgatcagagacattgtcccatgcttcgtagagaccttgcgatagaatcggcggagactggggtcaccgatttgacggcactgcccgcgatcatggaaacattgccgatgatcacagagacaccgtctatgatctcagagacatcgtccacaatcacaaagacattgtctatgatcacagagactttgtccataatctcagagacattgtccgcgatcacagagacgtagtccacaatcgcagagagcTATCgtacaatgaggaagttctttgagaccaggacagaggcctccaggtaattcacaaacagttttacatcaactgtccaactcAGAGccctgacattaaactgtttatgttcagtagtcggtatatcagaaaagtataaTCACAGAAGTCATCtgcagtataaaaataatgtttatttattttatgttttcatgatTAAACTGACGATGAGGAATAGGTAATAGTgcattgatcattttcctttgtatgtttctctttgatttcctccaggtgtcaccacttcatccaggacatggtccacgatcggagagacattgttgaggatgagggagacatcgtccacgatcagagacgttgtctatgattgcagagaccttgtcaaagacgagagagacgttgtccgtgatcagagacattgtcccatgcttcgtagagaccttgcgatagaatcggcggagactggggtcaccgatttgacggcactgcccgcgatcatggaaacattgccgatgatcaca
Above is a window of Lates calcarifer isolate ASB-BC8 linkage group LG23, TLL_Latcal_v3, whole genome shotgun sequence DNA encoding:
- the lrrc18b gene encoding leucine-rich repeat-containing protein 18 isoform X2: MAKGKKSAQSKGKTITLKVAQNCVELTLDSKRRLDLSFKEIATVPKCIQKLCEMDELDLSRNLIKKIPDFIDRFISISVLDLHSNYLEQLPVTIGRLQNLQVLNLCNNRLTSLPNELGLLKKLHTLNLGLNQLEALPSSIGALKELRNIGLSDNLFTRVPACLSRLNKLEKVNLDRNPIVTEETPSHESVMITERLYLVKESILCDDCLNKCQTERKMLEDVVSSLHPEHGPQSERHC
- the lrrc18b gene encoding leucine-rich repeat-containing protein 18 isoform X1; translation: MAKGKKSAQSKGKTITLKVAQNCVELTLDSKRRLDLSFKEIATVPKCIQKLCEMDELDLSRNLIKKIPDFIDRFISISVLDLHSNYLEQLPVTIGRLQNLQVLNLCNNRLTSLPNELGLLKKLHTLNLGLNQLEALPSSIGALKELRNIGLSDNLFTRVPACLSRLNKLEKVNLDRNPIVTEETPSHESVMITERLYLVKESILCDDCLNKCQTERKMLEDVVRSKESKSMSQPKLVTQEDREM